The following coding sequences lie in one Arachis hypogaea cultivar Tifrunner chromosome 9, arahy.Tifrunner.gnm2.J5K5, whole genome shotgun sequence genomic window:
- the LOC112711430 gene encoding uncharacterized protein isoform X2 yields MVMSALLKFLFPPPPSLVVSALSVVSLVSLTNTGFSEMRGKHLNYSKFWNATTGDSSKQIKLSSRAGMLMLYTPAFLAGVVSFFIFPNEGIRSTLLQFAVTLHFLKRDLEVLFVHKYSGYMYLDSAIPITLSYFVSAATMTYSQHLTVTEGLPQPQIDLMYPGVAVFLIGIIGNFYHHYLLSKLRGEGEKEYKIPKGGLFGLVICPHYLFEITVFYGISMISQTVYSLCFAIGTTFYLVGRSYATRKWYLSKFEDFPKNVKAVIPFIF; encoded by the exons ATGGTAATGTCTGCGCTACTGAAGTTCCTCTTCCCACCGCCGCCGTCTCTGGTGGTTTCAGCCTTGTCGGTGGTGAGCCTGGTGTCGCTGACGAACACGGGGTTCTCGGAGATGAGAGGGAAGCATCTGAACTATTCCAAATTCTGGAATGCCACCACCGGCGACTCTTCTAAACAGATCAAGCTGTCAAGCAGAGCCGGGATGCTGATGCTCTACACTCCCGCTTTTCTTGCCGGCGtcgtttcgttcttcatcttcccTAACGAGGGGATCAGATCTACCCTCCTCCAATTTGCTGTAACCCTCCATTTCCTCAAGAGAGACTTAGag GTGTTGTTTGTCCACAAATATAGTGGCTACATGTATCTTGATTCTGCAATCCCCATCACTCTGAGTTATTTTGTATCAGCTGCAACTATGACCTATAGTCAGCACCTAACGGTAACAGAGGGGCTTCCACAGCCACAAATTGATCTCATGTACCCTGGGGTTGCGGTGTTCCTCATTGGTATCATTGGAAACTTCTACCACCATTACCTCCTTTCGAAACTGCGAGGGGAGGGCGAAAAGGAGTACAAGATTCCAAAGGGTGGCTTGTTTGGGCTTGTGATATGCCCACATTACCTCTTTGAGATTACTGTGTTCTATGGGATTTCAATGATTTCTCAGACTGTGTATTCATTGTGTTTTGCCATAGGCACCACTTTCTATTTGGTGGGCAGGAGCTATGCAACGAGGAAATGGTATCTCTCTAAGTTTGAAGATTTCCCTAAAAATGTTAAGGCTGTTATCCCATTTATCTTCTAA